One genomic region from Candidatus Thorarchaeota archaeon encodes:
- the cas3 gene encoding type I-D CRISPR-associated helicase Cas3', with protein sequence MSDPVHTVTVGDAFVTLTDRQWGQIEHLYEHQVRTITSKKKVLLVDAPTGSGKTLAALARVTERRLPAIFIYPTNALVKDQVVSICELLEKKDYDVRLIDSVWDPSEEPSPVDDNTVYVIHLTGETLDSMAKDSSKGVAMERILKGTHKRGGLRIILTNPDTLFLISSGRYARSGLIAEQIDTFKTLVVDEFHLYSGPALARLIYMLNDLCISPDDPAFEIVFLSATHGDTLDLLQSTYRDLDIIKTPVYTERGADRHQVRYISQFDIRTQSSVLQSLEDVSAVSEELIKWYDTSYKWHSERSPAVKVLGIFSSVTFAINVARQVKEILLARGDNPDEIVFQHHGLVPKRARPEISRLREAILIGTSSIEVGVDFDVPFLVAEAHDLASFLQRFGRGGRHASCAGTLYVPLPMASRLSAVNTISYPEFIDQAQQAFNELPSYARFVCSPQARKILLAMALAGSTVVSYFRGRKVIFDVPKAAEYYQHLVSANATVSVGEYSLVENFGLTDQKEIEAYLKKFYVKVIAKNSLVRGTMNSILVQIPLRFITGETGTIIAELDIFDIFRLTGHLEKALQHWERIPSGVRSRHLPDEYIFVIEDLVRQGYPRVAIANNAICRRRAVVFTKDDITIKIRNQRLREIIEELLDMRNLVFYWWRMNRNVDYRLPRLFCEDSSGGVVIGDWSLVAEFLEHERTNETKDVISI encoded by the coding sequence GTGAGCGACCCGGTTCACACCGTTACTGTGGGTGACGCCTTTGTCACATTGACAGACCGACAATGGGGTCAGATCGAGCATCTCTACGAACACCAAGTACGTACTATTACGAGCAAGAAGAAGGTCTTGCTTGTAGACGCACCTACAGGCTCGGGCAAGACTCTGGCGGCTCTTGCCCGGGTCACCGAACGGAGACTGCCTGCTATCTTCATCTATCCGACTAATGCCCTAGTCAAGGATCAGGTGGTGTCTATTTGCGAACTGTTAGAGAAAAAAGATTACGATGTCCGACTTATCGATTCCGTGTGGGATCCCTCAGAGGAGCCCTCTCCAGTTGATGACAATACTGTTTATGTGATCCACCTGACAGGTGAAACACTTGATTCCATGGCCAAGGATAGTTCCAAGGGCGTTGCGATGGAACGAATATTGAAGGGGACTCACAAGAGGGGCGGTCTGAGGATTATCTTGACGAATCCTGATACGCTCTTTCTCATATCCTCAGGACGCTATGCTAGGAGTGGTCTGATTGCTGAACAAATTGACACCTTCAAAACACTGGTTGTAGACGAGTTCCATCTGTATTCTGGACCTGCACTTGCACGATTAATTTACATGTTGAATGATCTATGCATCTCCCCCGATGACCCCGCTTTTGAGATTGTTTTTCTAAGTGCTACCCATGGTGATACCCTTGACTTGCTCCAGAGTACATACCGGGATCTTGACATAATCAAGACTCCGGTCTACACCGAACGTGGGGCTGATAGGCATCAAGTACGGTACATTTCTCAATTTGATATACGTACTCAGTCGTCAGTGTTACAGTCTTTGGAAGATGTTTCAGCCGTTTCAGAAGAGCTGATTAAATGGTATGATACCTCATACAAATGGCATTCTGAAAGATCACCTGCTGTAAAAGTACTGGGCATCTTCTCTTCTGTTACATTTGCAATAAATGTCGCCCGACAAGTCAAAGAGATCCTTCTTGCCCGTGGTGATAACCCTGATGAGATTGTCTTTCAACATCATGGTCTTGTCCCCAAGAGAGCGCGACCTGAGATATCCCGTCTTCGCGAAGCAATTTTGATTGGCACCTCTTCAATTGAAGTTGGTGTTGATTTCGATGTTCCATTTTTAGTGGCCGAGGCTCATGATCTTGCATCTTTTCTCCAGAGATTTGGTAGAGGTGGAAGACATGCTTCCTGTGCGGGTACACTATATGTCCCATTGCCAATGGCCAGCCGGTTGAGTGCCGTCAATACAATCTCATATCCCGAATTTATTGATCAGGCTCAGCAGGCATTTAATGAACTGCCATCATATGCACGCTTCGTGTGTAGTCCACAAGCAAGGAAGATCTTGTTAGCAATGGCCTTGGCAGGGAGCACAGTTGTTTCATACTTCAGGGGCCGCAAAGTCATATTTGATGTCCCTAAGGCGGCAGAGTATTATCAACATCTTGTTTCGGCAAATGCTACAGTGAGCGTTGGGGAGTATAGTCTTGTTGAAAACTTTGGACTAACCGACCAAAAAGAAATAGAGGCATACCTCAAGAAATTCTATGTGAAGGTCATTGCTAAAAACAGTCTTGTCCGCGGAACTATGAACTCGATTCTTGTACAAATTCCACTTAGGTTTATCACCGGAGAGACCGGGACGATCATTGCAGAGCTTGATATATTTGATATATTCCGACTGACTGGTCATCTGGAAAAGGCTTTACAGCATTGGGAGCGTATTCCGTCTGGAGTCCGTAGCAGGCACCTTCCTGACGAATATATCTTTGTAATTGAAGATCTTGTGCGACAAGGGTATCCTCGTGTTGCAATTGCAAATAACGCTATTTGTAGAAGAAGAGCAGTCGTATTTACAAAAGACGATATCACGATAAAAATCAGAAACCAGCGATTACGCGAGATTATTGAAGAACTGCTTGACATGCGAAATCTTGTATTCTATTGGTGGCGTATGAATAGAAATGTTGATTACCGACTTCCTCGACTGTTTTGTGAAGATAGCAGTGGGGGTGTAGTGATCGGGGATTGGTCCCTCGTTGCTGAATTTCTAGAGCATGAAAGAACAAATGAAACGAAGGATGTGATTTCGATTTGA